From the genome of Vicia villosa cultivar HV-30 ecotype Madison, WI linkage group LG2, Vvil1.0, whole genome shotgun sequence, one region includes:
- the LOC131646595 gene encoding uncharacterized protein LOC131646595, with protein sequence MPNRKPTVAYSPSSPRRSQRLILLHENNNPTTPNPKSPKKPSIQSRTPTVRATKPTKPKDKVPSLKRSARVSNHKTRNEEKIDVQLSEFRSGDSTVKRGKRKARSGNEGIEAEFGANGNRMHCVDEREQVEGGVKGKRKLGGGEIAEGWTKEQELALQTAYFTAKPSPHFWKNVSRLVPGKSKQDCFDRVHHDFQTPPQCPPRSRTKTINSSPLHQFSLSASKLLKPTEKKVAKSNILKPKNIVTQKSIENLLQRHLKVDQVHKGDIFSALEPNIDFSINDFQPSQALCTPKQQKENQGFLQNFTDRSSSSSSFSNHKKCLSIFSGSSGVQDLASPPVLKKVKNKVQHEKFVNQLRFRELKRRAASKRTKISIVGERNNNQKKDVKAAKVALMSEARDAINKFQQSQVNIMDNTCSSDEDNDDDVGGECDSQ encoded by the exons ATGCCAAACAGAAAACCCACCGTAGCGTACTCACCATCCTCACCGCGAAGATCACAGAGGCTCATTCTCCTCCACGAGAACAACAACCCCACCACTCCCAATCCTAAATCCCCAAAAAAACCTTCTATCCAATCAAGAACCCCCACCGTTAGGGCAACGAAACCAACCAAGCCAAAGGATAAAGTTCCCTCTCTTAAACGATCTGCTAGAGTTTCCAATCATAAAACTCGAAATGAGGAGAAAATCGATGTTCAACTGAGCGAATTTCGTTCGGGTGATTCGACAGTGAAGCGAGGAAAAAGGAAAGCACGTAGTGGTAATGAGGGAATTGAGGCTGAATTTGGTGCAAATGGGAATAGAATGCACTGTGTGGATGAAAGGGAGCAAGTTGAAGGTGGAGTGAAAGGGAAAAGAAAGCTAGGTGGCGGTGAAATTGCTGAAGGGTGGACTAAGGAACAAGAATTGGCTCTGCAAACAGCTTACTTTACTGCAAAACCTAGTCCCCATTTCTGGAAGAATGTTTCTAGACTG GTACCTGGGAAGTCTAAACAAGATTGTTTCGACAGGGTTCACCATGACTTCCAAACACCACCTCAATGTCCGCCTAGATCAAGGACAAAGACAATTAACTCTTCACCTCTTCATCAATTCTCACTATCTGCAAGTAAACTTCTCAAACCTACTGAAAAGAAGGTTGCTAAATCAAATATTCTCAAACCAAAAAACATTGTTACCCAGAAGTCTATTGAGAATCTGTTACAGCGCCATCTTAAAGTAGATCAAGTGCATAAAGGAGACATATTTTCTGCTCTTGAACCCAACATTGATTTTTCTATTAATGATTTTCAGCCTAGTCAAGCACTTTGTACTCCAAAGCAGCAAAAGGAAAATCAAGGGTTTTTACAAAATTTCACTGATcgatcatcatcatcgtcatcatttTCAAATCACAAGAAGTGTCTTTCTATATTTAGTGGCTCATCAGGTGTTCAAGATCTTGCTAGTCCACCTGTGCTGAAGAAAGTAAAGAACAAGGTGCAGCATGAAAAATTCGTCAATCAATTAAGATTTAGGGAACTAAAGAGAAGAGCAGCATCCAAACGGACCAAAATTTCCATAGTTGGAGAAAGAAACAACAATCAGAAAAAGGATGTTAAAGCTGCAAAAGTTGCATTGATGTCTGAAGCTAGAGATGCTATCAACAAGTTTCAACAATCGCAGGTCAATATCATGGACAACACTTGTAGTTCTGATGAGGACAATGATGATGACGTTGGAGGTGAATGTGATAGTCAATAG
- the LOC131649772 gene encoding uncharacterized protein LOC131649772 produces MITFKVVFYIKGCFVKDPEIRYEGGTVIGFNNQDIDYWSFYEARDLVKTIEPDFDEKTVKMWWKPGNGSFEEDMLPFRDDSDAAELVMFVVGNNCDAEIFCEPQPEEGGSTFMDRIREKGKGKAENENNSEDESSDESVRDVHFDDSEEERMKGFAEEMDDVVNGNSAEHINQENGEANPGAASQQVNKISITEEMGKQHVIEDEYMTDELDSGAEDDSSDERTCVIRFNEEDKLSKDYVFKVGMEFRSLRQFKDAILEHNVLNGRDVKFEKNDSNRCRVVCKDKKKCNYTVLCSRVLTSTTFRIKTLFAKHKCGRKFFNKSAKAEWVAKVIVDGLKNNTKMKLNEVVADIRQRYSTEIPGCRAFRARQIARQIVEGDSSKQFSMLWSYGAELRRASAGNTFKINTTSFAPGLKPRFERCYISFDGTKKALIKACRPFIGLDGCHLKHKYGGILLIAVGRDPNDQYLPVAFAVVESETKDSWSWFMKLLIEDIGDGRWCFISDQQKGLVQVFEEEYPAYEHRFCLRHLYANFKKKFGGGTLYRDLMMAAAKATYFEAHEAKMLMIKEAKLEAYEWLEAIPKNKWCKHAFPFFSKCDVLMNNLSESFNATILLQRDKPIITMLEWIRNSLMGRFATLREKVDGYNGQIMSKPLKRLDREIKKSASWTTTYAGRYSFQVTHVLFTDSFVVDLEKHTCSCNFWEIVGIPCRHAVAAIYRKVDDPVSYVNKCYHKSTYEACYNEVITPLNGQNKWPKTTQPDMFPPLYKRGAGRPKKLRRREADEVNQNKWQRTNTSHRCKVCFELGHNKRTCKKNKQIVAIGVPTNVPIEEGPTSGVQANVQNEEVPTNNVTTTEDVPTQASQTAQANVAAKKEHKAKGKASKNAKSRTSGTTQPSNSSPVDKYYEWDAETLEALLDWDDILDIRPLSVDSSPIKKKDAQPTKDKEPVVAAKDSGPSTATTATKARDGPKIFFGPAPKKPKNKPLKQHVGASSVGQVPPKPPTTSSAQVQPKAKKSKSDMDVAKRQSDRPRSLKSKAIPGPGKKPDDPLVIVEEDEATEDSTSGVPKMKKWDDIYKGLTQ; encoded by the exons ATGATTACGTTTAAAGTAGTGTTTTATATAAAAGGTTGTTTCGTGAAAGACCCAGAGATTAGATACGAAGGTGGGACTGTAATTGGGTTTAACAACCAAGACATAGATTATTGGTCGTTTTATGAAGCACGTGACTTAGTGAAAACCATTgaacctgactttgatgaaaaaaCTGTTAAGATGTGGTGGAAACCTGGAAATGGTAGTTTTGAAGAAGACATGTTGCCATTTAGGGATGACTCAGATGCTGCTGAGTTAGTGATGTTTGTTGTTGGAAATAACTGTGATGCTGAGATATTTTGTGAACCACAACCTGAAGAAGGTGGTAGTACCTTTATGGATAGGATTAGGGAGAAGGGGAAGGGCAAAGCAGAAAATGAGAATAATAGTGAGGATGAATCAAGTGATGAATCAGTAAGGGATGTGCATTTTGATGATAGTGAGGAGGAAAGAATGAAGGGTTTTGCTGAAGAAATGGATGATGTGGTGAATGGAAATTCTGCTGAGCATATAAATCAAGAAAATGGGGAAGCAAATCCTGGTGCAGCAAGTCAACAAGTTAACAAAATTAGTATCACAGAAGAAATGGGGAAGCAACATGTCATTGAAGATGAATACATGACAGATGAGTTGGATAGTGGGGCTGAGGATGATAGTTCTGATGAAAGGACATGTGTTATAAGGTTCAATGAGGAAGATAAACTGAGCAAGGATTATGTCTTCAAAGTAGGAATGGAATTTCGTTCATTGAGACAGTTTAAGGATGCCATACTTGAGCATAATGTGCTAAATGGAAGAGATGTGAAGTTTGAGAAGAATGATTCTAATAGATGCAGGGTTGTTTGCAAGGACAAGAAAAAGTGTAATTATACAGTATTGTGTAGTAGGGTGTTAACATCCACAACTTTTAGGATAAAGACACTATTTGCAAAACATAAGTGTGGGAGAAAGTTTTTTAACAAAAGTGCTAAGGCAGAATGGGTTGCTAAGGTTATTGTAGATGGTTTGAAGAACAACACTAAGATGAAACTGAATGAGGTAGTTGCTGATATTAGACAAAGGTATTCCACTGAAATTCCAGGGTGCAGGGCATTTAGGGCAAGACAAATTGCAAGACAAATAGTTGAGGGGGATTCAAGCAAACAATTTAGTATGTTGTGGTCTTATGGTGCTGAGTTGAGAAGGGCTTCAGCAGGCAATACATTCAAAATCAACACTACTTCATTTGCCCCAGGATTGAAGCCTAGGTTTGAGAGGTGTTACATATCCTTTGATGGGACCAAGAAAGCATTGATAAAGGCATGCAGGCCCTTTATTGGATTGGATGGATGCCATTTGAAACACAAATATGGTGGTATTTTACTCATTGCAGTGGGCAGAGATCCAAATGACCAATATCTtcctgttgcttttgctgtagTTGAGAGTGAAACAAAAGACTCTTGGAGCTGGTTTATGAAGTTACTTATTGAAGATATTGGAGATGGCAGATGGTGTTTCATATCTGATCAACAGAAG GGACTGGTGCAAGTGTTTGAAGAGGAGTATCCAGCTTATGAGCACAGATTTTGTCTAAGACATTTATATGCAAACTTCAAAAAAAAGTTTGGTGGAGGAACTTTGTACAGGGATCTCATGATGGCAGCTGCCAAGGCTACCTATTTTGAGGCACATGAAGCAAAGATGCTTATGATCAAGGAGGCCAAATTGGAAGCTTATGAGTGGTTGGAGGCAATTCCCAAGAACAaatggtgtaagcatgctttcCCTTTTTTCTCAAAGTGTGATGTGTTAATGAACAATTTGAGTGAGTCTTTTAATGCAACCATTTTATTGCAAAGGGACAAGCCAATTATTACAATGCTTGAGTGGATTAGGAATTCTTTAATGGGGAGGTTTGCAACCCTTAGAGAAAAAGTAGATGGATACAATGGTCAAATAATGTCTAAACCATTAAAGAGATTAGATAGAGAGATTAAGAAGAGTGCTAGTTGGACAACAACATATGCTGGTAGGTATTCATTTCAAGTTACCCATGTACTCTTTACTGACAGCTTTGTAGTTGACCTTGAGAAACATACATGTAGTTGTAACTTTTGGGAAATAGTTGGGATACCATGTAGACATGCAGTGGCAGCCATATATAGGAAGGTGGATGACCCAGTGAGTTATGTAAACAAGTGCTATCACAAGAGTACCTATGAGGCATGCTATAATGAAGTCATCACCCCTTTGAATGGCCAGAACAAATGGCCCAAAACAACTCAACCTGATATGTTTCCACCACTGTACAAACGTGGTGCAGGGAGGCCCAAAAAACTACGTAGGAGAGAAGCTGATGAGGTTAATCAGAATAAATGGCAGAGAACTAATACTAGTCATAGATGCAAAGTTTGTTTTGAACTAGGTCACAACAAAAGGACTTGCAAGAAAAACAAGCAAATTGTTGCCATAGGTGTCCCAACAAATGTACCAATTGAAGAGGGTCCAACAAGTGGTGTCCAAGCAAATGTGCAAAATGAAGAAGTTCCAACTAATAATGTGACAACTACTGAGGATGTGCCTACACAGGCCAGTCAAACTGCCCAAGCAAATGTGGCAGCAAAAAAAGAG CATAAGGCTAAGGGCAAAGCTTCAAAAAATGCCAAGTCTAGAACAAGTGGTACAACACAACCATCAAACTCTTCACCTGTTGATAAGTATTATGAATGGGATGCTGAAACACTAGAAGCCTTGCTGGATTGGGATGATATTTTGGACATTAGGCCTTTGAGTGTGGATTCTTCACCCATCAAGAAAAAGGATGCTCAGCCAACAAAGGATAAAGAACCAGTTGTTGCTGCCAAGGATTCTGGACCATCTACTGCAACTACTGCTACAAAGGCCAGGGATGGACCCAAAATTTTCTTTGGCCCAGCTCCAAAAAAGCCAAAGAACAAACCACTCAAACAACATGTAGGTGCATCATCTGTTGGACAGGTTCCTCCTAAACCACCTACAACATCTTCAGCACAAGTGCAGCCCAAAGCAAAAAAAAGTAAAAGTGATATGGATGTGGCAAAAAGGCAAAGTGATAGACCCAGAAGCCTCAagtcaaaggctattccagggcCAGGGAAAAAACCAGATGATCCATTGGTGATCGTTGAGGAGGATGAAGCAACAGAGGATTCAACAAGTGGTGTCCCCAAGATGAAGAAATGGGATGACATCTACAAAGGCTTAACTCAGTGA